The genomic stretch attactttattttcaacaaagtttggcaaagttaaccaaaaaagtatgctgaacatgatagtgacatcaaaatgttaactttcaaccatgaatgataggctgtaatttttcttttttctagtaatttgtttttttttaaccaaagctatttcctttttcgaacaattaagatcgtatattatttttctttattttgctttttctcactaAGTGACTTTCTTATAacccgtttttttttttttttttttttttttttttttgggggggggggggagggtttactgaatttcaaaaattttaggtggagcttgtggtctttcttcttcctgtcagtcagcATACTCCagcttcgtaacagaaatcacaatttcatagacagctttttataaactttgttgGCGAGCTAGTTTACGTATATTATACgtcttgttgttattattgagaAGTTGTTGGGAACATAATGAAAACAAATAACACTCGAATAATAAGAACAGTAGGCTCGGCCTCTAAAGTCCTACTAAAAACTGCGTATTCAGTTATGTAATATTCGCCCTCTAATTGAAAACGAGACTTAAAGCGAATGGCAAAAAGTTTCGAGCTGTCAAATTATTAACTCCAGAGAAGCATTTTCTCAAAACAAACTGTGTCCAACATTTAAATTCACATCAATATGATGCCACTTAATAcgattttaaattcaaaaatttaaagtataaatataaaaattatatatatatataccaagcTTGGTGGAAATAATCAACATCAGCAGAAGTTTCATTCTGTGGTATCAATTTCCTCGGTTTACATGAACGGCGGCAACTTTAAAAAAGCTTTgtcgtaaaaaaaatatttcacgtCGATATTAAATCTTCAAATTAATGAAATATTTACCTACTTGCCACTGTGTATAACCCCCTTGCAAACCGTACGCCTTAGTAGAAAAAATGCCCAACGCGTTTTTATTCAGGGGGATATATATTCTCAAACATTAATATTTATAAACTGAAGAGTGCAAAAAAACCAAGTGAGCAACAACTCGTGGTTAAACAGTGTTGAATAGACTGACATAATTAATGAATGTGTTTGCATAATTAATAAAAAGTTGGAGCATGATAGTATACGATGGTACGAGGTTTGACGTCATTTTACATGACTCACTttgaagttttgttttgtttttgtcattttaatATACGTTATTTTATAGGCAATCCACTTTTTATAGTATCAGAACGTCTAAATTTCAGCAGAAGCTGGACGTGcttatttttttacactttttaatctcaaatgttcttttttgtgatcttcaaaaaaaatttgtgcgaaattaaatagatagatagataagaTATATTTCGCAGTTAAAAAAGAATACAATTAGGTTACTAAAATTATAAATACATTGGCCGGAGCAAGTAGAAGACGTGGACCGTTTTATCATCAAGCCCCGTTGGTTGAGCTATTTACAGCTTACAatgtgttaaaaatttaaaaatattgaattaaaTTAGGATAAACGATTAAAAATATTGAGCTACATCATTTTCAATTTTGAGCATGAGATTCTTTGATACCTTTTTAAATTGTTCTAAACCAATATTCATTTGACAATTATTGTCTAAAATTCTCTTCCACAATAGTGGTCCTTTATTTTTTATGGAATAGATTCTCAATTTCGGAGTAGTTTTTGGTATAACAAAGTTATCTTTCGAGTACCTTGTGTCATACTTAAATGAATGTTAAATGAGGGAAATTTGTCAGCAAATGCTAACGGACATGAAGCGATTTTTATCTTAAACATAAAGAGTATATTTTGATAAGAATGGGAATTTGAAGTCAGATATAAAGATGGTGACGAAGGTTTTCTGATTGGAAGAAATGATGGTATTAAAATTCTGATGTAAAAGTATACATTTTAATTTCGCAGACTACAATATATGAGATCCATTACTAAAAGTTAAGCAGGTACTAATAGGAGATTATATACgtgactagtcgttgcccgtggaaaaatccacgggttcgcccgtccattatatcttctcgtcgcaacaaagtggataaaaatatatcgcattaggtattggtgcgcattataaaaatttcgtgatttcgttacgggacgcggctctcgcggacacacagacaaaatacggctattattaaagagacgttTGGGTTGTTTATTTAACCTCTTATGTATAAAGTTTTTGGAAAGGTTTAAGATATTTGGGCTTAACTCATGCACTACCTTTGTCACTGCATTGTTACCGGTGGTGTTCATgaatgttttgtttgttatCCTTTACAACAAATATAGCAAAGATCCTCGGTTTCTCAGTAGACGCATGGACGTGCCTTGATAAACTTTTATCTGAATATATACGCCATCCAGAGAGTTTACTGAGAACAAGTACGGTGTGTTATAAAAAAGGGTCCCTTACTACGAAGTATCAACTACATTGTTATTGAAAATTATTAGttattatttatctatttatttatgtaaatagCGTAATTTTGACAATGTTAGTTGATATTAAAAGGTTTTCTCGTCACTCGTAACACTTCTTTACATTTCGCCAGATACTAAAGAAACCATTGAAGGTATTTTATTTCTATACAGTTAGCTCCTGGTAATTCGAAAACCGGATTACTCGAACTTTCATTATCTCAACCCATTTTCTTGGGTCCCTTGAACTTGTTAATACTTTcttctttcttataaaaaattccGGCCTGCTCGAATCTCgaataactcgaacattcgAACATTGGACCCATTCTTCGACTTGGACTTTTTACTGGAGAAAAGAAAATCAAAGACTACATAAATgtcagattttaaatttttttaatttttattaatgtaATACAGATAGATAATGTTGTCTGTAAAGGAAAATTCAATTTACAAGGGACTTGCATGCCTTTTTCATAGCCAATGGACCTCTTCCAGGTAACTTTAACTCAAACTATAATTTCATTTTAGACTAAATTCGACTTAACAGAAGCTTCGTTTAACTCAAACATTCGTTAAGTTGAACTATTTTCCTCGGTCCCatagaggttcgagttaccgggagttAACTGTACCTGTTTTTTTGGGGCATGTTTATTGTTCGGCTGTACGTGTTTAGTACTTAACATTTTCCATATAAAAATACTGTTGTTGTTTTCAACGTGTCTTATACACCCATCTTTAGTGTTTCCATTAAAAAGACACTTTCTGTAGGAAGaagaaattttttctttaacaaaattttctaaaaacaaaagtgttctaaaatcttaaaatttaggAGTGAACAATCTACTATACGTGGGCGGACCACGTTTTTCTAAGTATTCTTTCAACTTGCCAGCATTTCTCACTCTTTCATTGTAACTTTTAAGTACAGGATATTTATCGATAAAGTTTTCGTATTTCTTTAAGTTGTATGGCAACTGCAGCGTCTCGATACTGTTGACGATCATAACATCTCCCAGTGtcaactgaaaaaaaaatattaattggtATTAGGGGGAAAATCGTCAGTCAGCACAATATTTCATCACCACTTAAGGAATATAAAAGATATTTATGGAATATTTGTATATGATTACGGTCTTCttctagatttttttttttttttttttttaaaggaatgtTAAATCTCTCTTAATAAAAGCATGTAcagtaataaataaaagtaataaatttatttatatattatataaaaacgagttaaaaatttTTCGTGAAGATGATGTAGACTAAAAAGATTCGAGAAGGAGATAGCTGCGAGAACGATCGATATCTTctatataaaatgttttttagaataCACTGTGTCCTTATTGTGGGCGTCATAAAGACCAAAGAAGTGTTGCATAGGAGGCTGACTGGAAAATAGAGGTCCAATCCCTTCAAAGGCTATAATCTATCGATGGGTgcatttgatgttttttgtaaGCTCTGGgcacataaaataaataactaACGACCGCTTTTCACCGAAAATGGTCGTAACGATGGacgtaaaaaaaagttaaatatgttaaaaatattgaaattaatGTTAATATTAAATCTGAAAATCTAAAAAAGGCATATATTGGGGAAAAATTTTAGCTGTCTTTTATTAAcgaatatttgaaaaattgccCGTTATGGTGGTGTGTTTCTTATAAACAACATATCCGCTAAATAGAATTCCATCATTaagtttttaataattatttttttaataacacaaCTTGAGATTTTATTGCAGTATGATTGTCTAACCTGCTGCCAAATTACCTCcgcaaactttttaaacttgttaGCTTTTGGTGTTTCtgtgaaattaattttataaagaaaagTATATTCTACAAGGTAagtgaaaagagaaaaaaaagaataaaagaaataacaagaaaaataaaataattttcccAAAACAGGTATTTTAAGGCCGCCCAATATTTGCTTTTTAGTATGCgcgttagattttttttttaactgcgaCGCGTGTTTTAAAGCTGCTTCCTATTACGGTTTATGACTGTAGCTCCCAACATTTGAATGTCGTCGCTCAATATGCTCAATTTCCATTACATTAAAGATGGCAGCGTCTTCTGAATTTTCATTGGTCGTTAAATTTGACCAATTGTAAACGCTTGGAGGTTGACTCGTCTTAACTTCAAAGAGTGCCAAAATACAGGTGTTACAGTCAGAAAAaattgcgcatgctcagataggAGCTTGACTGCTAGAACGCCGTAGCCAACAACTCTAATAACCTAGAGATTTTAAGCATCGACATACAAAGTGATTTATTAGGAAATTGCTCTTCATGAAAGCCATGCGAAGAAGATAGTAGAGAAGAAATATACTTACATTGTTTCCAACCAAGAAACTTTTTCCATCattgtttttcttcaaaaacGTTTCCAGCAATTTAAATGCTCGTGGAAGGTAGTTGTCAAATAGATTTTCCAATTGCTTGTTCTACGTGAAGAAAATAGTCAATTGAAAAAGTGGAATGTATAATGCTAGGTACAATCAGGCATTATCACACTTCAGTCTGAATTTGTTTCGTAATCTCTATTTTCTATTCTCTTATACATTTAACTGACGATAGGGAATATTCAGGGTTTTGGAAAAAGGTGAATCAGGTTAAATGACATTGACTTGCTTTGTCTCGTTTACTGATTTTTACAATTAAGTGTCTTGATAATCCTTCCGACTTTGTCTAAATTCCGCTATTACTATTATATGAGATTCTATACACGCAGTTAGCTATCCATGTAAAGGTTTTTCTGTGAAGGCCAGCACTTGTTacttacattttaaaatatttttttataacttcgATTTATACAACCTgtatttttttacacaatctgtattttttgtaaaacctgtattttttatatacaaCCTGTATTTTTTATACAACCTGTGTTTTTTATATAACCTGTATTTTTTATACAACCTGTATTTTTTATACAACCTGTATTTTTTACCTTCTCCTCCTCCGTGTTTTTCCAGAAGTATGCGCCCAATGATTGTTCTTGCGAGTGTTTCAATGTGTCCAACACCTGATCGATAATTGCTTTCTCTTGATTGGTGGAGCCATATAAATCATACGCATTTGCCAGATATCGCGTAATGCTATGAGATTGGCAAATTACCTCATCATCAACCTCGAGGGAAGGAAGTTGTCCCATGGGAAACAATTTAtctagtaaataaaaatattattagtg from Hydractinia symbiolongicarpus strain clone_291-10 chromosome 12, HSymV2.1, whole genome shotgun sequence encodes the following:
- the LOC130622353 gene encoding glutathione S-transferase 1-like yields the protein MAPKYTLHYFDLPARGEPIRMLFAVAGVEYEDKRYGFTDVPSIKENDKLFPMGQLPSLEVDDEVICQSHSITRYLANAYDLYGSTNQEKAIIDQVLDTLKHSQEQSLGAYFWKNTEEEKNKQLENLFDNYLPRAFKLLETFLKKNNDGKSFLVGNNLTLGDVMIVNSIETLQLPYNLKKYENFIDKYPVLKSYNERVRNAGKLKEYLEKRGPPTYSRLFTPKF